In Vanessa atalanta chromosome 17, ilVanAtal1.2, whole genome shotgun sequence, one DNA window encodes the following:
- the LOC125070463 gene encoding UDP-glucose 4-epimerase-like — translation MPRFKTIMVTGGAGYIGSHCVVDLLEAGYEVVAIDNFANAVGDEEGSPALKRAEEIAGKKITFYEADLLDKPQINDIFDKHDVDCVIHFAALKAVGESMQQPLLYYQNNLLGMLNLLEVMRSHNCYQMVFSSSCTVYGEPEHLPITETHPTGSITNVYGRTKYFIEEMLKDLSAADEKWNIISLRYFNPVGAHPSGLIGEDPTKEFTNLMPFMAQVALGKKPVLTIFGNDYNTPDGTGIRDYIHVMDLANGHVAALNLLSENHVRLKVYNLGTGKGVSVKQLVEVFERVTNAKIPIKYVARRLGDITAMWADATLAKQELGWTTKRSVEEMCTDFWRWQTMNPDGYPKKNKTTVIVNGKS, via the exons ATGCCGAGATTTAAGACTATAATGGTCACGGGTGGTGCCGGCTATATTGGTAGCCATTGTGTGGTGGATCTTCTGGAAGCGGGCTACGAAGTTGTTGCAATAGACAATTTTGCAAACGCTGTTGGCGATGAAGAAGGTTCTCCAGCTCTTAAACGAGCAGAAGAGATAGCGGGCAAGAAAATAACGTTTTACGAAGCTGATTTATTAGACAAGCCGCAAATCAACGATATTTTTGATAAG catgATGTGGACTGTGTCATCCATTTTGCAGCCTTGAAGGCAGTCGGCGAATCAATGCAACAACCTCTTCTATACTACCAAAACAACTTACTTGGTATGCTTAACTTATTAGAG GTAATGCGCTCACATAATTGCTATCAAATGGTATTTTCGTCATCTTGCACGGTGTATGGAGAGCCGGAACATCTACCCATCACTGAAACTCACCCTACCGGCAGCATCACAAACGTATACGGAAGaactaaatactttattgagGAAATGCTGAAGGATTTAAGCGCTGCTGATGAG AAAtggaatataatatcattacgGTATTTCAACCCGGTGGGCGCGCATCCATCGGGGTTGATCGGAGAGGACCCCACCAAGGAGTTCACAAATCTTATGCCCTTTATGGCTCAAGTGGCGCTTGGCAAGAAACCCGTGCTCACGATTTTCGGCAACGATTATAATACACCTGATGGGACAG gTATTCGTGATTACATCCATGTTATGGATCTGGCAAACGGTCACGTTGCTGCTCTGAACCTGCTCAGTGAAAATCATGTGAGACTAAAG gtatacAATCTAGGCACTGGCAAAGGTGTATCGGTAAAGCAGCTGGTAGAAGTATTCGAACGTGTTACAAACGCCAAGATACCGATTAAGTACGTGGCCAGAAGATTGGGAGATATTACAGCGATGTGGGCGGACGCCACTCTCGCTAAACAAGAATTGGGATGGACCACGAAACGCTCAGTTGAAGAGAtgt GTACTGATTTTTGGAGATGGCAAACAATGAACCCTGATGGATACcccaagaaaaataaaacaacagtcATTGTTAATGGAAAAAGTTAG
- the LOC125070464 gene encoding N(6)-adenine-specific methyltransferase METTL4 translates to MSILFSENNLVLIDHINFISKIYEGVSHNKQEKSNYTLIGKLFSINNSKQKGNKKRPRECSQIIEEASHVKQMYNDLYEKIPIQIKQNIRDKYNLLETSLVRDLSRKYFECTLFDHKGLNGGNNSDGPLCCKVKDDYFLIPPKARFLCGCVKEQCQKLKTNKYDIVIADPPWWNKYIRRLKGANDKLSYSMMYNEDIASIPLKDLLSKNSLIAVWCTNALSNINAVKNIIFPEWGVEYVTTWYWLKVNIDLAPLCEFSAGCKKQPYERVIIGKVGEVKNIPCDLLLASVPSALHSHKPPLLDLLTPCMDVKEVKILELFARYLLPNTTSVGYEPLKWQHISLYEER, encoded by the exons ATGAGTATTTTATTTAGCGAAAACAACTTAGTTTTAATTGatcatatcaattttatatctaaaatatacgAAGGTGTAAGTCACAATAAACAAGAGAAATCAAATTACACATTGATAggaaaattgttttcaattaacAATAGTAAACAAAAAGGGAATAAAAAGAGACCACGAGAATGTAGTCAAATTATCGAAGAA GCATCTCATGTAAAACAAATGTACAATGATCTTTATGAAAAAATTCctatacaaattaagcaaaatataaGAGACAAGTATAACTTACTAGAAACATCACTTGTCAGGGACCTCTCAAGGAAATACTTTGAGTGTACTCTCTTTGATCACAAAGGATTGAATGGTGGCAATAATTCTGATGGTCCACTGTGTTGTAAAGTTAAAGATGACTATTTTCTCATACCACCAAAAGCAAG GTTTCTTTGTGGATGTGTAAAAGAACAATGCCAGAAGTTGAAGACTAACAAGTATGACATAGTTATAGCTGATCCTCCTTGGTGGAACAAATATATCAGAAGGTTGAAAGGTGCCAATGATAAGCTGag ttattcaaTGATGTACAATGAAGATATAGCATCAATACCACTCAAAGATCTACTttctaaaaatagtttaatagcCGTCTGGTGTACTAATGCACTAAGTAACATAAATGcagtcaaaaatataatattcccaGAATGGGGTGTTGAATATGTTACAACATGGTATTGGTTGAAAGTGAATATAGACCTGGCTCCTCTGTGCGAGTTTAGTGCTGGCTGTAAGAAGCAACCCTACGAAAGAGTTATAATAGGCAAAGTTGgagaagttaaaaatataccatGTGATTTATTATTGGCGAGTGTTCCGAGTGCCTTGCATTCGCATAAACCACCTTTATTAG ATTTATTAACGCCTTGCATGGATGTTAAAGAAGTGAAGATATTAGAGTTGTTTGCGCGTTATTTACTACCGAACACAACTAGTGTTGGTTACGAACCTTTGAAGTGGCAACATATATCATTGTATGAAGAaagatag